The genomic segment TTATCCAACACCAATCGGTACTTCTGCTAAAAAAGATGGTGAACGCTATTCGGCATTCTCTCTACATATCGAACGTTTGGTGCCTTTCCGTACATTGACAGGACGTCAACAATTCTATATTGACCATGAAATTTTCCAAGAATATGGAGAAAATCTCTCAACATATAAACCAACCTTACCTCCACAAGTGATGGGACCAAAAGATGCAGACATCAAAGCGGCAGAGGGTAAAGAAATTACTTTGCGCTATATGACACCACATGGTAAATGGAACATACACACCATGTATCAAGATAATATCCATATGCTGACTCTTTTCCGCGGAGGGCCAAATGTTTGGCTTTCGATTGAGGATGCGAAGAAATTGGAAATTAAAGATAATGATTGGCTAGAGCTTTATAACCGAAATGGTGTGGTAACAGCAAGAGCAGTTGTTTCACATCGGATGCCAGAAGGAACAATGTATATGTATCATGCTCAGGATGCTACTGTCCAAGTGCCACTTTCAAATATTACTGGAAATCGTGGTGGCTCGCATAATGCTCCTACACAAATCCATATCAAGCCAACACAAATGGTTGGTGGATATGCGCAACTTTCTTATGGATGGAACTATTATGGCCCAATCGGAAATCAGCGTGATTTATATGTCAATGTTAGAAAATTGGACAAGGTAGATTGGTCTAATACAGAAGGAGGCAACTCATGAAAGTAAAAGCACAAATCGGCATGGTGCTCAACCTTGATAAATGTATCGGTTGTCATACTTGCTCTGTGACTTGTAAAAATACTTGGACTAATCGTCCAGGAACTGAATATATGTGGTTTAACAATGTCGAAACAAAGCCTGGGGTGGGTTATCCAAAGCGTTGGGAAGATCAAGAAAAATATGCTGGTGGTTGGAAAGTTAATAAGAATGGTAAACTAACTTTAAAAGCTGGGGGGAAAGCTGAAAAAGTAGCAACCTTTAGTATTTTTTACAATGCTGATATGCCAGAGCTTGATGATTATTACGAGCCTTGGACTTACGACTATCGAAATCTTTTTGGAAAAGCTCAAAAACATCAACCTGTAGCGCGGGCAAAATCACAAATTACGGGTGAAAATATTGATCTTAAATGGGGTCCAAACTGGGATGATGATCTGGCAGGAGGGGAACATTCTATCGCTAATGACCCTAATATTGCTAAAATTGAATCAGATATTAAGGCTAACTTTGAGACAACATTCATGATGTATTTGCCACGTCTTTGTGAACATTGTTTAAATCCTGCCTGTGTGAGTTCTTGCCCATCAGGAGCTATGTATAAACGTGATGAAGATGGGATTGTTTTGGTTAATCAAGATCATTGTAAAGGTTGGCGTTTCTGTGTAAGTTCTTGTCCTTACAAAAAAGTTTACTTTAACTGGTCAACACACAAAGCTGAAAAATGTACTTTCTGTTATCCACGGATTGAAGAAGGTTTACCAACGGTATGCTCTGAAACTTGTGTGGGTCGGATTCGTTATATTGGTGTGATGCTTTATGATGCTGACCGTGTGGCTGAAGCAGCTAGTGAGCCAGATGAAAAATTACTCTATCAACGTCAGCTGGAAGTTTTCCTTGATCCGTATGACCCAGCAGTGATTGAAGCAGCGCGTGCTGAGGGAATTTCTGAGGAAATGATTGAGGGGGCGCAAAATTCTCCTGTCTATCGGATGGTAATGGAGGAAAAAATTGCTTTCCCTCTGCATCCTGAATATCGTACCATGCCAATGGTTTGGTATTGCCCACCACTTAGTCCAATCATGAGTTATTTTGAGGGGAAAAATTCGCTGAAAAATCCTGAGATGATTTTCCCAGGTATTGATGAGATGCGTATTCCTGTGGACTATTTGGCATCAATCTTGACAGCTGGCAATGTAGAACCAGTTAAGGCTGCACTTTACAAGTTGGCGATGATTCGTTTGTATATGCGTGCGGCAACTTCAGGGAAAGACTTTGACGAAGCAAAGTTGAAAATGGTTGGTTTGACGAAGGAATCAGCTACTTCACTCTATCGTTTACTTGCGATTGCTAAATATGAAGACCGATTTGTTATCCCTAAGGCGCATAGGGAAGAACAATTTGAAGATGTCAATAAAGCGCAAGGTGCTTTAGGCTACGATGAATGTAATGGTTGTTCATTGGCTGATTTGCATTCGTCAATGATCCAAAAAGCACAAAATGGAAAATCTGGTTCAGATATTTACGCTGAAAGCTTCTATGGAGGAATTTGGCGTGATTAATGTTCAAGAACTAGAGCGTTTGAGAAAGAGTTTTTTGCTTCTTTCTCAAGCAATTGATTTTCCAGATGATGAAGTAAGAAGTCAGGATTTTGTAATAGAAGTTGAAAGAAATTTTCCTCAGATTCCCGAAAGAAATCAATTTTTAAGTGTTTTGAAGGGGTTTCAAGCGAAGTCTTTACAAGAACTACAAGAAAATTATACAGGACTATTTGAACTAAACAAGCGAATTACAATGTACTGTACCTATTATCGTTTTGAGGATTCACGTGAACGTGGGGGAATTTTGGCGAAATTGAAAATGCTCTATGAAATGTTTGGTGTAGAGCTTGATATGGCTGAAATGACAGACTATTTGCCTACGATGTTGGAATT from the Lactococcus allomyrinae genome contains:
- the narJ gene encoding nitrate reductase molybdenum cofactor assembly chaperone; the encoded protein is MINVQELERLRKSFLLLSQAIDFPDDEVRSQDFVIEVERNFPQIPERNQFLSVLKGFQAKSLQELQENYTGLFELNKRITMYCTYYRFEDSRERGGILAKLKMLYEMFGVELDMAEMTDYLPTMLEFLGLGVWTDGPVEDTRIEDLNLLFSVLEDGTYEILKQAKELVDEPYLDLVRLIRSSLRYCVTAGGDNAEMRKGEKA
- the narH gene encoding nitrate reductase subunit beta yields the protein MKVKAQIGMVLNLDKCIGCHTCSVTCKNTWTNRPGTEYMWFNNVETKPGVGYPKRWEDQEKYAGGWKVNKNGKLTLKAGGKAEKVATFSIFYNADMPELDDYYEPWTYDYRNLFGKAQKHQPVARAKSQITGENIDLKWGPNWDDDLAGGEHSIANDPNIAKIESDIKANFETTFMMYLPRLCEHCLNPACVSSCPSGAMYKRDEDGIVLVNQDHCKGWRFCVSSCPYKKVYFNWSTHKAEKCTFCYPRIEEGLPTVCSETCVGRIRYIGVMLYDADRVAEAASEPDEKLLYQRQLEVFLDPYDPAVIEAARAEGISEEMIEGAQNSPVYRMVMEEKIAFPLHPEYRTMPMVWYCPPLSPIMSYFEGKNSLKNPEMIFPGIDEMRIPVDYLASILTAGNVEPVKAALYKLAMIRLYMRAATSGKDFDEAKLKMVGLTKESATSLYRLLAIAKYEDRFVIPKAHREEQFEDVNKAQGALGYDECNGCSLADLHSSMIQKAQNGKSGSDIYAESFYGGIWRD